One window of Microtus pennsylvanicus isolate mMicPen1 chromosome X, mMicPen1.hap1, whole genome shotgun sequence genomic DNA carries:
- the LOC142840936 gene encoding DDB1- and CUL4-associated factor 12-like protein 1: protein MAPHLTGSRKRKAAEAEEGAGSSSSPGPSAVMATAEAGQAEGSLLLVKKPRLPMAHRSFVYYLKGRALGEEGHPRLAGFEDDLRSYGVLRLPELLRERQLTLGPLNKVFASQWLNARQVVCGTKCNTLFVVDVKTDHIMRIPLMRDRVPDLSGGSPSCGIHAVELNPSKTLMATGGENPNSLAVYQLPTLDPVCLGDCEGHRDWIFAIAWMSDTVAVTGSRDGTLALWQVDPDMFNGSIAWHKDAGLPVYAHIRPTDMEAIPKSATNPSNRKVRALAYSNKNQELGAVSLDGYFHLWKPRSSLSRLLSLRLPYCRENVCLTYCDELSLYAVGSQSHVSFLDLRQGQQNIPPLCSREGGTGVRSLSVHQHIVTVGTGHGSLLFYDIRAQKFLEERSAASPDMFPVPSGRKLKLTCGSGWINQDDFLENYVAGVEDFPNALYTHCYNWPEMKLFVGGGPLASGLHGNYAGLWS from the coding sequence ATGGCCCCTCATCTAACAGGTAGCAGGAAGCGGAAAGCCGCCGAGGCAGAGGAGGGTGCGGGGAGCTCTTCGTCGCCAGGCCCCTCAGCGGTGATGGCGACAGCCGAAGCAGGCCAAGCCGAGGGGTCGCTTTTACTGGTCAAGAAGCCGCGGCTGCCCATGGCTCACCGCTCCTTCGTGTACTACCTGAAGGGCCGGGCGCTGGGCGAAGAGGGCCACCCAAGGCTGGCAGGCTTTGAGGACGACCTGCGCAGTTATGGGGTCCTCAGGCTGCCGGAGCTGCTGAGGGAGCGCCAGCTGACGCTTGGCCCCCTCAACAAGGTGTTCGCGTCGCAGTGGCTAAATGCCAGGCAGGTGGTGTGTGGCACCAAGTGCAACACGCTTTTTGTGGTCGACGTCAAGACCGACCACATCATGCGCATTCCTCTGATGCGCGACAGGGTGCCCGACCTCTCCGGTGGCTCGCCTTCCTGTGGCATTCATGCTGTGGAGCTGAATCCCTCCAAGACCCTCATGGCCACTGGAGGGGAAAACCCCAACAGCCTGGCCGTCTACCAGCTGCCCACGCTGGATCCCGTGTGCCTAGGAGATTGCGAAGGCCACAGGGACTGGATCTTCGCCATCGCATGGATGAGTGACACTGTGGCTGTTACTGGTTCCCGCGATGGCACCCTGGCACTCTGGCAGGTGGATCCCGACATGTTCAATGGCAGCATCGCTTGGCACAAGGATGCAGGCCTTCCAGTGTATGCTCACATCCGTCCTACAGATATGGAGGCCATTCCCAAATCCGCTACCAATCCTAGTAACCGCAAAGTTCGAGCCCTTGCGtacagcaacaaaaaccaggagctgggagcagtaTCTCTGGATGGTTACTTCCACCTGTGGAAACCCCGAAGCTCCCTGTCCAGGCTGCTGTCCCTAAGGCTGCCCTACTGCAGGGAGAACGTGTGTCTCACCTACTGTGACGAGTTGTCCCTCTATGCTGTCGGATCCCAGTCTCACGTTTCATTCCTGGATCTTCGCCAAGGCCAGCAGAACATCCCACCTCTCTGCTCCCGAGAGGGAGGCACTGGTGTGCGTTCCCTGAGTGTCCACCAGCATATTGTCACCGTGGGAACAGGCCACGGTTCTCTGCTCTTCTATGACATCCGTGCCCAGAAGTTCCTCGAGGAAAGATCTGCAGCCAGCCCAGACATGTTTCCTGTGCCCTCTGGAAGGAAGCTCAAGCTCACCTGTGGCAGCGGCTGGATCAACCAGGATGACTTCTTAGAGAATTACGTTGCTGGTGTAGAGGATTTCCCCAACGCACTCTACACTCACTGCTACAACTGGCCAGAGATGAAGCTCTTCGTGGGTGGGGGCCCTCTGGCCTCAGGCCTCCATGGCAACTATGCAGGCCTCTGGAGCTAA